A part of Oncorhynchus kisutch isolate 150728-3 linkage group LG2, Okis_V2, whole genome shotgun sequence genomic DNA contains:
- the LOC109885768 gene encoding protein S100-A11-like has translation MESAIGVLVSQFKAFAGSDGSSDTLSRDEFRSLVKTQLPNFVKNADDPAVIDRLMDSIDENNDGELTFLEFWQLIGRLANQHGGFIQ, from the exons atgGAGTCAGCCATTGGTGTACTCGTGTCCCAGTTCAAGGCGTTTGCTGGAAGTGATGGATCCTCAGACACACTGAGCAGAGATGAGTTCCGGAGCCTGGTCAAAACACAACTCCCCAACTTCGTTAAG AACGCTGATGACCCAGCTGTCATCGACCGACTCATGGACTCAATTGACGAGAACAACGACGGAGAGCTCACCTTCCTGGAGTTCTGGCAGCTGATTGGACGACTAGCAAATCAACACGGCGGCTTTATCCAATAG
- the LOC109885767 gene encoding toll-like receptor 12 isoform X1, protein MTFVFWVWRPGVSVLLLLCVCDGAEGVIRRHCDCYEEDMYVQKDIGGFIQCSLKPGLGPYAECTEITDLRSGLEEVFPDVRSLCILHSSSSLPADSFSHIPLLEHLYLDGSHLAKVTSGAFAGLPKLRFLHILVSSSWGGVNVTLEPGVFQGLSSLEELTLAGMSLALAPPALLDPLVRVRSLRVDRAGARDLGELFCLLSPGMEKLETLELPDSMVSSIQNGGCSGSNPWPTVLLSRIRILDLSGNPVRRVEPKSLSVFQNLSSLSLSMVDVWVGQLWGSGMGRVNKLYLSSYTLKQFTPSLSDLCTLVVKHGVESLDLHLALITAFTAEVMKRCGPGLRQLSVTSEDLSGMDLGFWTGTGQIQGLMMVLTKLTNASFCSAGGGRVWNLTSLILHENHLTEITTDQFSCMPLLERLDLSGNHISSLAHRALQGIPLLRVLDLTHNKISLLGEDDFEGLPALEVLLLEGNKISGGIAHGVFRRQHRLQDLSLGEIDIIYQLYLNMLFLGFPTKLQHLLIDTGPGTYLTVGHVPAPEFPMVLELRGKMIQSSDCENNMFPMVRELKVGEGTKFDCNNIFLAPYFLNLESFEFSANPEKFATPYTTINQLRKLKRLKLTNLNFSNHTDPSVTFRNLTELRSLVLINCRLNFLTRSMFTDLVSLRVLRLYSESPLILLEGVFIPLLSLSTLVFDQVDFRCDCSNGWLLDWADNSRKTQVVLLQRQQCIWHYQRLNFLSTMERLCQTEDDFLSYVSTTATVCTLLCLALGYRFLRWPCVVLFFRLRGWVERRVGRRWWRRKRRMGGQWEELIEGEEGEEVRYDAFVSFSSGDEAWVLGEMAPMLEEGEPRLRLCLHHRDFEVGKGIVDNIAENIYCSRRTVCVLTRRYLRSDWCGLEMRVATHRLLSEHSHRLILIFLEHISPFELSAFHRLAKLARTRTYLDWPQDEDERVTFWERLRRNIAERDADELHDPPEAS, encoded by the exons ATGACGTTTGTGTTTTGGGTGTGGAGGCCCGGTGTGAGTGTGCTGctgctcttgtgtgtgtgtgacggagcAGAAGGGGTGATCAGGCGTCACTGTGACTGCTATGAGGAAGATATGTATGTACAGAAAGACATCGGAGGGTTCATACAGTGTTCCCTTAAGCCTGGCCTGGGACCCTATGCTGAGTGCACAGAGATCACTGACCTCAG GTCTGGGCTGGAGGAGGTGTTTCCTGATGTGCGTTCTCTTTGTATCCTtcactcttcctcctccctgcctGCAGACTCCTTCTCTCACATTCCCCTCCTGGAGCACCTCTATTTGGATGGCTCACACCTGGCaaag GTGACCTCAGGGGCCTTCGCTGGTCTGCCCAAACTAAGGTTCCTCCACATCCTCGTCTCCTCCTCCTGGGGGGGAGTGAACGTCACTCTGGAGCCAGGGGTGTTCCAGGGCCTGTCTAGCCTGGAGGAGCTCACCCTGGCTGGGATGAGTCTGGCCCTGGCCCCCCCTGCTCTGCTGGATCCCCTGGTACGGGTGAGGAGCCTGAGGGTGGACAGGGCTGGAGCGAGAGACCTGGGGGAActgttctgtctcctctcccctgggATGGAGAAACTAGAGACCCTGGAGCTGCCTGACAGCATGGTCAGCTCCATCCAGAACGGAGGCTGCTCTGGATCCAATCCGTGGCCCACAGTGCTCCTGTCCAGGATCCGGATCCTGGATCTGAGTGGAAACCCGGTGCGAAGGGTAGAGCCGAAGTCTCTGTCTGTGTTCCAGAACCTGTCCAGTCTGTCCCTGTCTATGGTGGATGTCTGGGTGGGCCAGCTGTGGGGGTCTGGCATGGGGAGGGTTAACAAGCTCTACCTGTCCAGTTACACCTTGAAACAGTTCACCCCCAGCCTGTCTGACCTGTGTACTCTGGTAGTAAAACATGGAGTGGAGTCCTTGGATCTGCACCTGGCCCTGATCACAGCCTTCACTGCAGAGGTCATGAAGAG GTGTGGTCCTGGTCTGAGGCAGCTGTCTGTGACTTCTGAGGATCTGTCTGGTATGGACCTGGGGTTCTGGACTGGTACCGGTCAGATACAGGGTCTGATGATGGTCCTGACCAAGCTGACCAATGCCTCGTTCTGCtcagcagggggagggagggtgtggaACCTcacctctctcattctccatgAGAACCACCTCACTGAGATCACCACTGAtcag TTCTCCTGTATGCCCCTGCTGGAGCGTTTGGATCTGAGTGGGAACCATATCTCCTCCCTGGCCCACCGGGCTCTCCAGGGGATACCGCTCCTCCGTGTCCTCGACCTCACCCACAACAAAATCTCCCTGCTGGGAGAAGACGACTTTGAGGGTCTGCCTGCTCTAGAG GTTCTCCTCCTGGAAGGGAACAAGATCTCGGGGGGCATCGCTCATGGGGTGTTCCGTAGACAGCATCGACTCCAAGACCTCAGCCTGGGAGAGATAGACATTATCTACCAGCTCTACCTCAACATGCTGTTCCTGGGCTTCCCCACCAAGCTCCAGCACCTCCTCATCGACACAGGCCCAGGAACCTACCTCACCGTAGGCCATGTTCCCGCTCCTGAGTTCCCCATGGTCCTGGAACTCAGAGGGAAGATGATCCAGTCCTCTGACTGTGAAAACAACATGTTCCCCATGGTCCGAGAGCTGAAG GTGGGCGAGGGGACAAAATTTGACTGCAACAACATTTTCCTGGCCCCCTACTTCCTCAACCTGGAGTCGTTTGAGTTCTCAGCCAACCCTGAGAAGTTTGCCaccccctacaccaccatcaaccAGCTTCGAAAGCTGAAGAGGCTCAAACTGACCAACCTCAACTTCTCCAACCACACAGACCCCAGTGTTACCTTCAGGAACCTGACGGAGCTCAGGAGCCTAGTGCTGATCAACTGTCGACTCAACTTCCTCACCAGG tcCATGTTTACAGACCTGGTGTCTCTACGTGTTTTGAGGCTGTACAGTGAGAGCCCTCTGATCCTGTTGGAGGGGGTCTTCATtcccctgctgtctctctccacGCTGGTCTTTGACCAGGTCGACTTCCGCTGTGACTGCTCCAACGGCTGGCTTCTGGACTGGGCTGACAACTCTCGCAAAACACAG GTGGTGCTCCTGCAGCGACAGCAGTGCATCTGGCACTACCAACGACTCAACTTCCTGTCCACCATGGAGCGCCTGTGCCAGACCGAAGACGACTTCCTGTCCTACGTCTCCACAACGGCCACTGTGTGCACCCTCCTGTGCTTGGCGCTAGGATACCGCTTCCTCCGATGGCCCTGTGTCGTTCTATTCTTTCGTCTGAGAGGATGGGTGGAGCGACGTgtggggaggaggtggtggaggaggaagaggaggatggggggACAGTGGGAGGAGCtgatagagggggaagagggagaggaggtgaggtaTGATGCGTTTGTGTCATTCAGCAGTGGTGATGAGGCGTGGGTACTGGGAGAGATGGCCCCGATGCTAGAGGAGGGGGAGCCACGACTACGACTGTGTCTGCACCACCGAGACTttgag GTAGGGAAGGGCATCGTGGATAACATCGCTGAGAACATCTACTGCAGCAGGAGgacggtgtgtgtgttgaccaGACGCTACCTGAGGAGTGACTGGTGTGGCCTGGAGATGAGAGTGGCCACACACCGCCTGTTGTCTGAGCACAGCCACAGACTCATCCTCATCTTCCTAGAACACATCTCCCCCTTCGAGCTGTCCGCCTTCCACAG ACTGGCTAAGCTGGCCAGAACCCGGACCTACCTGGACTGGCCCCAAGATGAGGACGAGAGGGTAACGTTCTGGGAGCGTTTACGACGAAACATCGCAGAGAGAGACGCAGACGAACTG CATGATCCTCCGGAAGCATCCTGA
- the LOC109885767 gene encoding toll-like receptor 4 isoform X2, giving the protein MSLALAPPALLDPLVRVRSLRVDRAGARDLGELFCLLSPGMEKLETLELPDSMVSSIQNGGCSGSNPWPTVLLSRIRILDLSGNPVRRVEPKSLSVFQNLSSLSLSMVDVWVGQLWGSGMGRVNKLYLSSYTLKQFTPSLSDLCTLVVKHGVESLDLHLALITAFTAEVMKRCGPGLRQLSVTSEDLSGMDLGFWTGTGQIQGLMMVLTKLTNASFCSAGGGRVWNLTSLILHENHLTEITTDQFSCMPLLERLDLSGNHISSLAHRALQGIPLLRVLDLTHNKISLLGEDDFEGLPALEVLLLEGNKISGGIAHGVFRRQHRLQDLSLGEIDIIYQLYLNMLFLGFPTKLQHLLIDTGPGTYLTVGHVPAPEFPMVLELRGKMIQSSDCENNMFPMVRELKVGEGTKFDCNNIFLAPYFLNLESFEFSANPEKFATPYTTINQLRKLKRLKLTNLNFSNHTDPSVTFRNLTELRSLVLINCRLNFLTRSMFTDLVSLRVLRLYSESPLILLEGVFIPLLSLSTLVFDQVDFRCDCSNGWLLDWADNSRKTQVVLLQRQQCIWHYQRLNFLSTMERLCQTEDDFLSYVSTTATVCTLLCLALGYRFLRWPCVVLFFRLRGWVERRVGRRWWRRKRRMGGQWEELIEGEEGEEVRYDAFVSFSSGDEAWVLGEMAPMLEEGEPRLRLCLHHRDFEVGKGIVDNIAENIYCSRRTVCVLTRRYLRSDWCGLEMRVATHRLLSEHSHRLILIFLEHISPFELSAFHRLAKLARTRTYLDWPQDEDERVTFWERLRRNIAERDADELHDPPEAS; this is encoded by the exons ATGAGTCTGGCCCTGGCCCCCCCTGCTCTGCTGGATCCCCTGGTACGGGTGAGGAGCCTGAGGGTGGACAGGGCTGGAGCGAGAGACCTGGGGGAActgttctgtctcctctcccctgggATGGAGAAACTAGAGACCCTGGAGCTGCCTGACAGCATGGTCAGCTCCATCCAGAACGGAGGCTGCTCTGGATCCAATCCGTGGCCCACAGTGCTCCTGTCCAGGATCCGGATCCTGGATCTGAGTGGAAACCCGGTGCGAAGGGTAGAGCCGAAGTCTCTGTCTGTGTTCCAGAACCTGTCCAGTCTGTCCCTGTCTATGGTGGATGTCTGGGTGGGCCAGCTGTGGGGGTCTGGCATGGGGAGGGTTAACAAGCTCTACCTGTCCAGTTACACCTTGAAACAGTTCACCCCCAGCCTGTCTGACCTGTGTACTCTGGTAGTAAAACATGGAGTGGAGTCCTTGGATCTGCACCTGGCCCTGATCACAGCCTTCACTGCAGAGGTCATGAAGAG GTGTGGTCCTGGTCTGAGGCAGCTGTCTGTGACTTCTGAGGATCTGTCTGGTATGGACCTGGGGTTCTGGACTGGTACCGGTCAGATACAGGGTCTGATGATGGTCCTGACCAAGCTGACCAATGCCTCGTTCTGCtcagcagggggagggagggtgtggaACCTcacctctctcattctccatgAGAACCACCTCACTGAGATCACCACTGAtcag TTCTCCTGTATGCCCCTGCTGGAGCGTTTGGATCTGAGTGGGAACCATATCTCCTCCCTGGCCCACCGGGCTCTCCAGGGGATACCGCTCCTCCGTGTCCTCGACCTCACCCACAACAAAATCTCCCTGCTGGGAGAAGACGACTTTGAGGGTCTGCCTGCTCTAGAG GTTCTCCTCCTGGAAGGGAACAAGATCTCGGGGGGCATCGCTCATGGGGTGTTCCGTAGACAGCATCGACTCCAAGACCTCAGCCTGGGAGAGATAGACATTATCTACCAGCTCTACCTCAACATGCTGTTCCTGGGCTTCCCCACCAAGCTCCAGCACCTCCTCATCGACACAGGCCCAGGAACCTACCTCACCGTAGGCCATGTTCCCGCTCCTGAGTTCCCCATGGTCCTGGAACTCAGAGGGAAGATGATCCAGTCCTCTGACTGTGAAAACAACATGTTCCCCATGGTCCGAGAGCTGAAG GTGGGCGAGGGGACAAAATTTGACTGCAACAACATTTTCCTGGCCCCCTACTTCCTCAACCTGGAGTCGTTTGAGTTCTCAGCCAACCCTGAGAAGTTTGCCaccccctacaccaccatcaaccAGCTTCGAAAGCTGAAGAGGCTCAAACTGACCAACCTCAACTTCTCCAACCACACAGACCCCAGTGTTACCTTCAGGAACCTGACGGAGCTCAGGAGCCTAGTGCTGATCAACTGTCGACTCAACTTCCTCACCAGG tcCATGTTTACAGACCTGGTGTCTCTACGTGTTTTGAGGCTGTACAGTGAGAGCCCTCTGATCCTGTTGGAGGGGGTCTTCATtcccctgctgtctctctccacGCTGGTCTTTGACCAGGTCGACTTCCGCTGTGACTGCTCCAACGGCTGGCTTCTGGACTGGGCTGACAACTCTCGCAAAACACAG GTGGTGCTCCTGCAGCGACAGCAGTGCATCTGGCACTACCAACGACTCAACTTCCTGTCCACCATGGAGCGCCTGTGCCAGACCGAAGACGACTTCCTGTCCTACGTCTCCACAACGGCCACTGTGTGCACCCTCCTGTGCTTGGCGCTAGGATACCGCTTCCTCCGATGGCCCTGTGTCGTTCTATTCTTTCGTCTGAGAGGATGGGTGGAGCGACGTgtggggaggaggtggtggaggaggaagaggaggatggggggACAGTGGGAGGAGCtgatagagggggaagagggagaggaggtgaggtaTGATGCGTTTGTGTCATTCAGCAGTGGTGATGAGGCGTGGGTACTGGGAGAGATGGCCCCGATGCTAGAGGAGGGGGAGCCACGACTACGACTGTGTCTGCACCACCGAGACTttgag GTAGGGAAGGGCATCGTGGATAACATCGCTGAGAACATCTACTGCAGCAGGAGgacggtgtgtgtgttgaccaGACGCTACCTGAGGAGTGACTGGTGTGGCCTGGAGATGAGAGTGGCCACACACCGCCTGTTGTCTGAGCACAGCCACAGACTCATCCTCATCTTCCTAGAACACATCTCCCCCTTCGAGCTGTCCGCCTTCCACAG ACTGGCTAAGCTGGCCAGAACCCGGACCTACCTGGACTGGCCCCAAGATGAGGACGAGAGGGTAACGTTCTGGGAGCGTTTACGACGAAACATCGCAGAGAGAGACGCAGACGAACTG CATGATCCTCCGGAAGCATCCTGA